From Candidatus Polarisedimenticolia bacterium:
GTCGCCGCGAGGAATCGTGCGGTTCCCCGTGCAGGGTGGGGGATGCGGGGAGTTATCCGGAATCTGATGTTTCTCGCCGGGCTGTTTGTCGGCGCCTGTCTCCCGGTCCTGGCTGCCACGGATGCCACTCTCGTGGGGACGGTCCTCGATCCCAACGGCAAGCCGCTGCCGGGGACCACCGTCGTCCTGCGCAACCAGGATCTTGCGTTCCACGAGCAGGGGACGATCACCAATGCCCAGGGGGAGTTCCGCTTCTCCCTCGTTCCCCCGGGATCCCGTTACGAGCTGACCTTTTCCCTCCCCACCTTCGCCACGGTCGTCTTCTCCGACCTTTCGCTGGAGTCGGGCAGGACCTTTGTGCAGAACGCCGTGCTCCGGCCGGCCACCGACCTGAAAGAGACCGTCCGCGTCGAGGGAAAGAGCGACACCATCGACACCGAGAAGGTCACCGCCTCCACCACCTTCAGCGCCACCTTCATCGCCGAGCTGCCGATCATGGGACGGGACTATCAGGACATCCTGATCCTGGCTCCCGGCGTCACCGACGTGAACGGCACCGGCAATCCGAACATCCATGGCGCCCGCGACACCGACGTGGTGACGCTGGTGGACGGCGTCAGCACCACGGATCCCTTGACCGGCCTGTACGGCCAGAGCCTCAACATCGAGTCGATCCAGGAGCTGGAGGTGATCACCTCCGCCGCCTCGGCGCAATACAGCCGGGCCCAGGGGGGCTTTGCCAACATCATGACCAAATCCGGAGGCAACGAGTTCCAGGGGACCTTCAAGCTGTTCCTGCGCTCCGACCGGCTGGACGGCGACGGCGCCGGCGTCGAGAACCCAGAGCTACGCGGCGGTCTCAAGGACCAGGTGAAATTCACCGAGGCGCACTTCTCCGATATCAAGCCGTTTCTGTCGGTGTCGGGGCCCATCGTGCGTGACAAGGTGTGGTTCTATTTCGCGGGCGAGTACATCCATGAAGAGACGCCGGTCAACGCACTGTCCCAGATTTTCATCGCCCCGACCTATGGCCACCGGGAGTTCCTGAAGTTCAGCTGGCAGGCGCATCCCTCGCACCGGCTGTCGCTGTCGGTCATCAACGACTACGAGCGCAAGGAGAACGACGGCGTCGGCAGCCAGTACCTCCTCAACTCCGGCTACTACCGCACCCGCGGTGGCCCCACCCTGACCCTCAAAGGGTCGTCGGTCTTCACCCCCGACACGATGCTCGAGTCATCGCTCGCCTGGTTCGACAACAGCTTCCACCGGCTCCCTACCACGAATCCCGACACCAACGGCAACGGAATTTTTTTCACCGACGACCGTCCCGATCTGGGGGGCAATCAGGACGGTATCCTCGACGCCAGCGAGCGCGATCCGGGAGAGGATTGGGACCGGGACGGCTTCTTCGACATGTACGAGGACCTCAATCACAACTCCTTCAAAGATGCCGGTGAGGACCAGGACCGCGACGGCGTCGCGCGCGGCTTCAGCTCGCACTGTGAGGGATACGATCACGAGGACCTGAACTGCAACGGCGAGCTGGATCGCGAAGAAGACACCAACATGAACGGCCGGCTGGATCCGTCGGAGGATGTCGGCATCGCCTGCGACCAGAACCGGGGCTATTGCCCTTCGGGCTTCCTGCCGGGGACCCGAGGAAACGGTCGCTTCGACACCGAGGATCGCAACGGCAACCAACAGCTCGACATTATGGGCGATTCGGGCTACGTGGGAGCCCCTTTCTGGATCGACGCCAATGACGATGGGTGGCCCGACCCTGGAGAGTACCGGATGCCACTCCAGGGCGACGCCAACCTCCAGACCTCCGTAGACAACCGGACGTACGGACCAGGCCGCTTCGAGTTCGAGGACGATCGCAAGCGGCTGAGCTGGGTGGAGGACTTTTCGCTCTACGTCGGCGATGTCGCAGGCTCGCATGATCTCAAGATGGGATCGGTGTACGAGCACGAGGGGTACGACAGCGACACGCTCCAGCGCCCCAAGATCTTCAGCCCGAGCCGCGCTCCGGCCAACCAGCCCGGCGGGACGATCGGCAGCCCCGGAGCCGGCAGCTCCGCCACGCGCACCAACCGCGTCAGCACGATCCTGGGGGTCCCTTTCCAGGTGAACAACACGGCAACGGGCGACAATCTGGGCCTCTACCTGCAGGACACCTGGAAGCCGGTTCCCAACCTCACCCTGGGACTGGGCGTCCGCTACGATTTCGAGAGGCTCGATTCCTTCGGCTACACTCACTTCGATCCGGTCAGGGAGGGCAGCGAGTTCCGTGCCCTCCTGGACGCCTCCGGAGTGGACTCGAACATCTACGATAATGTGGCCAACCCCGGGCTGTGCCTGGACCCACTCTACTCGTGCCAGGGGAGCCCCGGCAGGGTGGCGGCCCTCCAGTCCCAGCTCCGCAAGCGCAGCTTCTCCCGCATGACGCGTCACAACCTGGACGTGGACGTGCTCTCCACCTTCCTGTCCGGCGTGACCGGGGGCCATTCCGACCTCGATGAGGCGCTCGGTTATCCGGTGCAAACCCGCGCGCCGGAGTCGTTCGAGATTACCAACTCGAATCTCGCCCCACGCCTCAGCCTGAGCTGGGATCCCTGGTCCGACGGCAAGACGATGGTCTTCGGGTCGTGGGGAAGGTATTACGACAAGCTCTTTCTCGGAAGCGTGGTGCTGGAGCAGGGGCCCGACACCGTGAACCGCATGTATCTGTGGGACTACGACGGGGTCGACGACAACAGGCTTCCCGACAACGGGATTGGTCTTCCGGTCTTTCAATCCCCGTTATCGGCCTTCCAGGTCGATCGCAACCTGTCGACTCCCCATGCCGACGAATGGACCGCCGGGTTCCGTCGCGAGCTGGCTCCCGAAGTGCTGGTCTCGCTGCGCTACGTGGACCGCAAGTACCACGATCAGCTCCAGGACGTCGACCTCAATCACCACACGGACATCGAACCCTCCACCGGGAAGTTCGCCGATCGCCTGGGGGACACCGAGTGCCAGGCGGGAGTCTGCTCCAACAATGCGGACGGCGCCCCGGATCTCTACATCAACAACATCTACTTCAACCGCGTCTACCGATTGGGAAACTTCAACGAGCAGGAGTACCAGGGTTACGAGCTCGAGTTCGTCAGGCGCCTGAAGCGCAAATGGCAGATGGAGGCGAGCTACACCTTCTCCAAGTCAAAGGGCGACGCCGAGAGCTTCCTCGCCGAGCAGGGAAACGACCCGTCGCTCACGGAGTTCGAGGCGGGCTTTCTCGACTACGATCAGCGCCACGTCGTGAAGTTCAACGCCATCGCCTTCCTGCCGGGGGACTGGCGGCTGGGAGGCACGGCCACCTGGAGCTCGGGGCTTCCCTATTCGAACGTCATCCACTACGACGACAGTGACAATGTCGGGTATGCCCAGAGCCGGCTGGTCTACGGCTACCTGGGGAAGAACGGCTTCGGCTACGTTCAGGAGGACCGCAACTCGCACCGCAACCCGTCCGCCTACCTGTTCAACGCGCGGGTCACCAAGAGCTTCGTGGTCGGCAAGGCGTCTGCCTCGGCCTTCTTCGAAGTCTACAATCTGCTCAACAGCGACAACCTGCGTATTCACTCGATCGAGAACATTCCCGCGCGGCTCGTGTTCTTCAGCGCGCGGGACAACACCGGCATCATCATCCCTCCCAAGGTCATCGTCGATGGCGAGCGCGACTTCGGCCGCCGCTATCAGATCGGCTTCCAGATCGACTTCTGAGCGGATAAGTCCTTTCTTCGGCAAGTATTGCCATCACAATTCTCGTAAAGACCCGTGGGTCCAGGCCCCGCTTTTCCACTTGACCCAGATACGAATTGGTCGTATTTGGAAGGTAACGGAGCTGTCCGCTACTTCAGCAGATCAGCAACAGGTGCGAACCCGCGGCCGGTGTACGCCGACCCAATGCGGGAGCGCGAAAGTGGGCCGGACTCTCATCATCCTCGGCGCGATTCTGGCTTTCGCCGTCACGGGAGTCCCCTGCGCCTCCGGCGACACCGCCTTGGTAGGGACGGTGCTCGATGCCAACGGCAAGCCGCTGCCCGGCGCCACGGTCGTCCTGCGCAACCAGAACATTGCCTTTAAGGAGCAGGGGACCGTCACCAACACCGACGGGCAGTTCCGCTTCTCGCTTCTCCCACCGGGATCGGGCTACGAGCTGACGGTCTCGCTCCCCGGCCTGGCCACGGTGGTCTTCTCCGATCTTTCCCTCGATCCGGGCAAGATCCTCCAGCAGCACGTCGTCCTGCGGCCGGCCGGCGAGCTCAAGGAGACGGTCCGGGTCAAAGGAAAAAGCGAGACCCTCGACACCGAGACGGTCACCGGTTCGACCACCTTCACCTCCACCTTCATCGCCGAGCTGCCGATCCTGGGACGCGACTACCAGGACATCCTGACGCTTGCCCCGGGCGTCACCGACGTGAACGGCACCGGCAACCCCAACATCCACGGCGCCCGCTCCACCGACGTCGTCACCCTGGTGGACGGCGTCAGCACCACCGACCCGCTGACCGGCTTCTACGGCCAGAACCTCAACATCGAATCGATCCAGGAGCTGGAGGTGATCACCTCCGCCGCGACGGCGCAGTACAGCCGCGCCCAGGGGGGCTTCGCCAGTATCCAGACCAAATCCGGCGGCAACGAGTTCCAGGGGACCTTCAAGCTGTTCCTGCGCTCCGACCGGCTGGACGGCGACGGCGCCGGCGTCGAGGACCCCGAGCTCAGCGGCGGTCTGACCGGGAAGTCGGCGCTCCTGGAGCAGCACTTCTCCGACATCAAGCCTTTCCTGTCGGTCGCGGGGCCGATCGTCCGCGACCATCTCTGGTACTACCTGGCGGGCGAGATGATTCACGAGGAGACTCCGGTCAACAACGTCTTCGAGGCCTACATCCAACCTCTGTACGGCCACCGTGAGTTCCTGAAGCTCAGCTGGCAGGCACATCCCTCGCACCGGCTGTCGCTTTCGTTGATCAACGACTACGAGCGCCGCGAGAACCAGGGGGTACAGACCACGGACCATCTCGACTCCGGCTATTACCTCTCGCGCGGCGGACCCACGCTGACGCTGAGAGGCTCCTCGGTCTTCACCCCGGACGCCATGCTCGAATCCTCCCTCGCCTGGTTCGACAACCGCTTCCAGCAGCTTCCCACCACGGACCCCGACACCAACGGCAACGGGATGCTCTACACCGACAACCGTCCCGATCTGGGAGGCAACCAGAACGGAATACTCGAGGCCCACGAGAGGGATCCGGGGGAGGACTGGGATCGCGATCGCTTCTACGACGTCATGGAGGACGTCAACTACGACTACACCGTGGAGCCCTGGGAGGACCTCGACCACGACGGAGACAAAAACATCGCCTGGCTTTGCGAAGGGTACGACCACGAAGACCTGAACTGCGACGGCTGGCTCGACTTCGAGGAGGACACGAACCTGAATGGGCAGGTCGATCCCGAAGAAGACGTCGGGCTCTACTGCTACCCCGGCTTTCTCTATTGTCCGGACGGTGCCGCCCCGGGTACCGCCGGCAACGGCCGGTTCGATACCGAGGATCGCAACGGCAATGGCGTCCTGGACGTCGTGGGTGAATCAGGCTACACGTCGGCCCCTTTCTGGAACGACGCCAACGGCAACGGTGTCGAGGAGCCGGGGGAATACCGCCAGCCGCTGCCTCCGGATCTCGACCTTCAGGAGGATGCCGAAGGCAGGACGTACGGACCGGGACGCTTCCAGTATCAGGATCATCGCAAGCGGATCAGCTGGCTGGAGGACATGTCCTTGTACGTCGGAGACCTCGCCGGAACCCACGATTTGAAAGTCGGGGCCGTCTACGAGCACGAAGGGTACGATAGCGACACGGTCCAGCGTCCCTTGATTTTCTATCCCGAGGTGTCCCTCAGCAAGCGCTCGACCTTCAGCTACGGGCCCTCGGACGGACGCCTCTACGCGGACCGCCTCAGCACCATTCAGGGACTGCCTTCCCAGGTCAACAACACCGCGACGGGCGACAACCTGGGACTTTACCTTCAGGACACCTGGAAGCCGATCCCCAACCTCACCGTGGGCCTGGGGGTGCGCTTTGATTACGAGGACATCGAATCCTTCGGCTACACGACCTTCGATCCGGTCCAGGAGGGGCACGAGTTCCGGACCCTGATGGAGTCCTCGGGCCTCGACATGAACACGCTGGACACTCTGTCAATCCCGGGACTGTGCAGCGATCCCCTCCATTCCTGCGCGGCCGGCACCGATCTCCCGCTCGCGCAGATGATGTCCCGCATGCGGCAGATGGCCTTCTCGCGGCTGACCCGTCACAACCTCGACGTCGACGTGCTCTCCGGGTTGCTCGCCTCCCTCACCGGCGGCCAAAACAACCTGGCGGGCGTTTTTGGCTACTCGAGCAAGACTCGCGCGCCCGAGAGCTTCAGGATCACCAACTCCAACCTCGCCCCGAGGCTATCCTTGACCTGGGACCCCTGGGCCGACGGCAGGACCATGCTTTTCGGGTCCTGGGGACGCTACTACGACAAGCTGTTTCTGGGAACGGCCGTGCTGGAGCAAGGGCCCGACACGGTCAGCCGCCAGTACCAGTTCGATGGCGACTGGGTCAACGACTATTACCTCCCGGACAACGGCTTCGGCAATCCTCTCTTCGGATCGCCGTCTTCCGCTTACCAGATCGACCGTGGGCTCTCCACCCCCCATTCCGACGAGTTTACGGCCGGGTTCCGCCGGGAGCTCGCCCCCGAGGTGCTCGTCTCGCTGCGCTACGTCAATCGCAAGTACCACGACCAGCTTCAAGACATCGATCTGAACCACCACACCGAGATCAATCCGGCGACCGGAAAATTCACCGATCTGTTCGGCGTCGCCGACTGCGACGTCCGCGAGAATCACCGCACCGAATGCACCAACTTGCCCAACGGCGCTCCCGACCTCTACATCTACAACCTGTTCTTCAACCGCGTCATGCGCCTCGGCAACTACAACGAGCAGGCCTACGAAGGCTGGGAGCTCGAGTTCGCTCGGCGGCTCAAGCGGCGCTGGCAGATGGAGGCCAGCTATACCTTCTCGAAGTCGCGAGGTGACGCCGAGTCGTATCGCTCCACTCTGGGCAACGATCCGGCCCTGGCGGAATACGAGCCCGGGTATCTCAACTACGATCAGACGCACGTCGCCAAGTTCAGCGCCATCGCCTTCCTGCCGCACGACTGGAGGCTGGGAGGGACGGCCACCTGGGCCTCCGGCCTCCCTTATTCCAACGTGGTCCACTACTCCGACGAGGACAACGTCGGCTATACACAGAGCCGGCTGCTCTACGGCCGCGTGACGAACCGCGGCTACGGCTTCACGCAGGAAGCGCGCAATACCCACAGGAATGCTCCCGCCTATCTGTTCAACACCCGCGTGACCAAGAGCTTCGTCATGGGGAAGGCGGCGGCATCGGCCTTCATGGAAATCTACAATCTCCTCAACAGCGACGACCTGCGGGTCTACTATCTGGAGAACCGGCGCGCCACCGTCAGCTACTTCCGGAACGATCCGCGGCCGGTGATCGTCCCCGCCAAGGTCCTGCTCGTCGGCGAGCGCGAGTTCGGCCGCCGCTTCCAGATCGGCTTCCAGATCGACTTCTGAGCCCGTGCGCCGTCACGACGAAGCCTCCTGGGACAAAGTCCCGCGCCAACCGCCTGAATCCCTTTCCGCTTGACGA
This genomic window contains:
- a CDS encoding carboxypeptidase regulatory-like domain-containing protein, yielding MGRTLIILGAILAFAVTGVPCASGDTALVGTVLDANGKPLPGATVVLRNQNIAFKEQGTVTNTDGQFRFSLLPPGSGYELTVSLPGLATVVFSDLSLDPGKILQQHVVLRPAGELKETVRVKGKSETLDTETVTGSTTFTSTFIAELPILGRDYQDILTLAPGVTDVNGTGNPNIHGARSTDVVTLVDGVSTTDPLTGFYGQNLNIESIQELEVITSAATAQYSRAQGGFASIQTKSGGNEFQGTFKLFLRSDRLDGDGAGVEDPELSGGLTGKSALLEQHFSDIKPFLSVAGPIVRDHLWYYLAGEMIHEETPVNNVFEAYIQPLYGHREFLKLSWQAHPSHRLSLSLINDYERRENQGVQTTDHLDSGYYLSRGGPTLTLRGSSVFTPDAMLESSLAWFDNRFQQLPTTDPDTNGNGMLYTDNRPDLGGNQNGILEAHERDPGEDWDRDRFYDVMEDVNYDYTVEPWEDLDHDGDKNIAWLCEGYDHEDLNCDGWLDFEEDTNLNGQVDPEEDVGLYCYPGFLYCPDGAAPGTAGNGRFDTEDRNGNGVLDVVGESGYTSAPFWNDANGNGVEEPGEYRQPLPPDLDLQEDAEGRTYGPGRFQYQDHRKRISWLEDMSLYVGDLAGTHDLKVGAVYEHEGYDSDTVQRPLIFYPEVSLSKRSTFSYGPSDGRLYADRLSTIQGLPSQVNNTATGDNLGLYLQDTWKPIPNLTVGLGVRFDYEDIESFGYTTFDPVQEGHEFRTLMESSGLDMNTLDTLSIPGLCSDPLHSCAAGTDLPLAQMMSRMRQMAFSRLTRHNLDVDVLSGLLASLTGGQNNLAGVFGYSSKTRAPESFRITNSNLAPRLSLTWDPWADGRTMLFGSWGRYYDKLFLGTAVLEQGPDTVSRQYQFDGDWVNDYYLPDNGFGNPLFGSPSSAYQIDRGLSTPHSDEFTAGFRRELAPEVLVSLRYVNRKYHDQLQDIDLNHHTEINPATGKFTDLFGVADCDVRENHRTECTNLPNGAPDLYIYNLFFNRVMRLGNYNEQAYEGWELEFARRLKRRWQMEASYTFSKSRGDAESYRSTLGNDPALAEYEPGYLNYDQTHVAKFSAIAFLPHDWRLGGTATWASGLPYSNVVHYSDEDNVGYTQSRLLYGRVTNRGYGFTQEARNTHRNAPAYLFNTRVTKSFVMGKAAASAFMEIYNLLNSDDLRVYYLENRRATVSYFRNDPRPVIVPAKVLLVGEREFGRRFQIGFQIDF
- a CDS encoding TonB-dependent receptor; the protein is MFLAGLFVGACLPVLAATDATLVGTVLDPNGKPLPGTTVVLRNQDLAFHEQGTITNAQGEFRFSLVPPGSRYELTFSLPTFATVVFSDLSLESGRTFVQNAVLRPATDLKETVRVEGKSDTIDTEKVTASTTFSATFIAELPIMGRDYQDILILAPGVTDVNGTGNPNIHGARDTDVVTLVDGVSTTDPLTGLYGQSLNIESIQELEVITSAASAQYSRAQGGFANIMTKSGGNEFQGTFKLFLRSDRLDGDGAGVENPELRGGLKDQVKFTEAHFSDIKPFLSVSGPIVRDKVWFYFAGEYIHEETPVNALSQIFIAPTYGHREFLKFSWQAHPSHRLSLSVINDYERKENDGVGSQYLLNSGYYRTRGGPTLTLKGSSVFTPDTMLESSLAWFDNSFHRLPTTNPDTNGNGIFFTDDRPDLGGNQDGILDASERDPGEDWDRDGFFDMYEDLNHNSFKDAGEDQDRDGVARGFSSHCEGYDHEDLNCNGELDREEDTNMNGRLDPSEDVGIACDQNRGYCPSGFLPGTRGNGRFDTEDRNGNQQLDIMGDSGYVGAPFWIDANDDGWPDPGEYRMPLQGDANLQTSVDNRTYGPGRFEFEDDRKRLSWVEDFSLYVGDVAGSHDLKMGSVYEHEGYDSDTLQRPKIFSPSRAPANQPGGTIGSPGAGSSATRTNRVSTILGVPFQVNNTATGDNLGLYLQDTWKPVPNLTLGLGVRYDFERLDSFGYTHFDPVREGSEFRALLDASGVDSNIYDNVANPGLCLDPLYSCQGSPGRVAALQSQLRKRSFSRMTRHNLDVDVLSTFLSGVTGGHSDLDEALGYPVQTRAPESFEITNSNLAPRLSLSWDPWSDGKTMVFGSWGRYYDKLFLGSVVLEQGPDTVNRMYLWDYDGVDDNRLPDNGIGLPVFQSPLSAFQVDRNLSTPHADEWTAGFRRELAPEVLVSLRYVDRKYHDQLQDVDLNHHTDIEPSTGKFADRLGDTECQAGVCSNNADGAPDLYINNIYFNRVYRLGNFNEQEYQGYELEFVRRLKRKWQMEASYTFSKSKGDAESFLAEQGNDPSLTEFEAGFLDYDQRHVVKFNAIAFLPGDWRLGGTATWSSGLPYSNVIHYDDSDNVGYAQSRLVYGYLGKNGFGYVQEDRNSHRNPSAYLFNARVTKSFVVGKASASAFFEVYNLLNSDNLRIHSIENIPARLVFFSARDNTGIIIPPKVIVDGERDFGRRYQIGFQIDF